A region of Acidithiobacillus ferridurans DNA encodes the following proteins:
- a CDS encoding nickel-dependent hydrogenase large subunit — MAKQTVVVDPVTRIEGHLRIEAEVQDGVITGASSSGTMVRGLEIILQGRDPRDAWAFAQRICGVCTLVHGIASVRAVEDALHYPIPQNAQLIRNLMIAAQFVHDHVMHFYQLHALDWVDVLSALQADPAKTAALAQSLSDYPRSSPGYFAEVKDKFTRFAASGQLGIFANGYWGNPAYKLPPEANLMALAHYLDALAWQREVAKLHAVFGGKNPHPNFVVGGAPTAISVSPAALHNGVAAGVGATAVNMTGLEIVQNVIREIRRFVDQVYLPDTLAIAGFYKDWFRKGEGVGNFLTYGEFPSMGINDLDGLMIPRGILLNRDLSTVHPLELRAPDQIQEFVAHSWYSYTVGKDQGLHPFAGQTHLDYTGPQPPYAHLDSAASYSWIKSPRWKGKAMEVGPLARMLVLYASGNQEARTLVDSSLRKLDLPVQALFSTMGRTAARTLESKIIGDAMQGWYDQLMANIRAGKLETFNPALWEPSSWPAEARGVGFTEAPRGALAHWVVIKDGLIDNYQAVVPSTWNAGPRDAAGQDGPYEAALKGTKLPDPAQPLEILRTIHSFDPCIACAVHLVDPTGEELLQVKIC, encoded by the coding sequence ATGGCCAAGCAAACCGTCGTCGTCGACCCCGTTACCCGCATCGAGGGCCATCTGCGCATCGAGGCCGAGGTCCAGGATGGCGTCATCACCGGCGCCTCCAGTTCCGGGACCATGGTGCGCGGCCTGGAAATCATCCTCCAGGGCCGCGATCCGCGCGACGCCTGGGCCTTCGCCCAGCGCATCTGCGGGGTCTGCACCCTGGTGCATGGCATCGCCTCGGTGCGGGCGGTGGAGGACGCCCTCCACTACCCCATCCCGCAAAACGCCCAGTTAATCCGTAATCTCATGATCGCCGCCCAGTTCGTCCACGATCATGTGATGCATTTCTATCAACTGCACGCCCTGGACTGGGTGGATGTGCTCTCCGCCCTCCAGGCGGATCCCGCCAAAACGGCCGCGCTGGCCCAGTCCCTGAGTGATTACCCGCGCTCCTCGCCGGGCTACTTCGCCGAGGTGAAGGACAAGTTCACCCGTTTCGCGGCCTCCGGACAGCTCGGCATCTTCGCCAACGGCTACTGGGGCAACCCCGCCTACAAGCTGCCGCCGGAGGCCAACCTCATGGCGTTGGCCCATTACCTGGACGCCCTGGCCTGGCAGCGGGAGGTGGCCAAGCTCCATGCCGTCTTCGGCGGCAAGAATCCCCATCCCAACTTCGTGGTGGGTGGCGCCCCCACGGCCATCAGCGTGTCGCCGGCGGCATTGCACAACGGTGTGGCGGCGGGGGTCGGAGCCACCGCCGTCAACATGACGGGCCTGGAGATCGTGCAAAACGTCATCCGCGAGATCCGCCGTTTCGTGGATCAGGTCTACCTGCCCGACACCCTCGCCATCGCCGGCTTTTACAAGGACTGGTTCCGCAAAGGCGAAGGGGTGGGCAACTTCCTGACCTACGGCGAGTTCCCCTCCATGGGCATCAACGACCTGGACGGCCTCATGATCCCCCGCGGCATCCTCCTCAACCGGGATCTCTCCACCGTCCATCCTCTGGAACTGCGCGCCCCGGACCAGATCCAGGAGTTTGTGGCCCATTCCTGGTATTCCTACACCGTGGGCAAGGACCAGGGCCTCCATCCGTTTGCGGGACAAACCCACCTGGACTATACCGGACCCCAACCGCCCTACGCGCATCTGGACAGCGCGGCCAGCTATTCGTGGATCAAGTCGCCGCGCTGGAAGGGCAAAGCGATGGAGGTGGGCCCCCTGGCCCGCATGCTGGTCCTCTATGCCAGCGGCAACCAGGAGGCCCGCACCCTGGTGGACAGCAGCCTGCGCAAGCTGGACCTGCCCGTTCAGGCCCTCTTTTCCACCATGGGACGGACCGCCGCCCGCACCCTGGAGAGCAAGATCATCGGCGACGCCATGCAGGGCTGGTACGACCAACTCATGGCCAACATCCGCGCCGGCAAACTCGAAACCTTCAACCCGGCCCTCTGGGAACCTTCCTCCTGGCCCGCCGAGGCGCGCGGCGTGGGCTTCACCGAGGCGCCGCGGGGCGCCCTGGCCCACTGGGTGGTCATCAAGGACGGCCTCATCGACAACTACCAGGCGGTGGTGCCCAGCACCTGGAATGCCGGCCCGCGGGATGCCGCCGGACAGGACGGCCCCTACGAGGCGGCACTCAAAGGCACCAAACTCCCCGACCCCGCCCAACCCCTGGAGATCCTCCGCACCATTCACAGCTTCGATCCCTGCATCGCCTGCGCCGTCCATCTGGTGGACCCGACAGGGGAGGAACTGTTGCAGGTCAAGATATGCTGA
- the hypB gene encoding hydrogenase nickel incorporation protein HypB: MMCTTCGCGGSEVKTEGHDHYEGNRRHRHGDESQPAHVHAPGMDGRRMVRIEQDILAKNQRHADANRRYLAERGIFALNLVSSPGSGKTTLLVRTVEALQHRLPVAVIEGDQQTGRDAERIRATGVTALQINTGKGCHLDAHMVGHALEQLQPAAGGVLFIENVGNLVCPAAFDLGESHKVVVLSVTEGEDKPLKYPDMFHAADLMLLNKVDLLPYLEFDVDVCIDYARRINPKLSILQVSALRGDGMTAWLDWIERGAGLASAAIR, encoded by the coding sequence ATGATGTGTACCACATGTGGTTGCGGCGGTAGCGAGGTGAAGACCGAGGGGCACGATCACTACGAGGGTAACCGGCGGCATAGGCATGGAGACGAGTCCCAGCCGGCCCACGTTCATGCCCCTGGCATGGACGGACGGCGCATGGTGCGGATCGAACAGGACATTCTGGCCAAGAATCAGCGCCACGCTGACGCCAACCGCCGCTATCTGGCCGAGCGGGGTATCTTTGCGCTGAACCTGGTCTCCAGCCCCGGCTCGGGCAAGACCACGCTGCTGGTGCGCACCGTCGAGGCCCTGCAGCACCGGCTGCCGGTGGCGGTGATCGAAGGAGATCAGCAAACAGGCCGGGATGCTGAGCGCATCCGTGCCACCGGAGTAACCGCACTGCAGATCAACACCGGCAAGGGCTGCCACCTGGACGCCCACATGGTGGGACATGCACTGGAACAGTTACAGCCCGCCGCCGGCGGGGTGCTTTTCATCGAAAACGTCGGGAACCTGGTCTGCCCGGCGGCGTTTGATCTGGGGGAGAGCCACAAGGTGGTGGTGCTGTCGGTAACCGAAGGGGAGGACAAGCCCCTCAAATATCCGGACATGTTCCATGCCGCCGACCTCATGCTCCTCAACAAGGTCGACCTGCTCCCCTATCTGGAATTTGATGTGGACGTCTGCATCGACTATGCCCGACGGATCAATCCCAAACTCTCAATCCTGCAGGTTTCCGCCCTCCGCGGCGACGGCATGACCGCGTGGCTGGACTGGATCGAAAGGGGCGCCGGGCTCGCGTCGGCCGCCATACGGTAA
- the hypA gene encoding hydrogenase maturation nickel metallochaperone HypA, protein MHELSLCEGVLQILEEQSRIQGFIRVHRVCLEIGTLASVEPEALRFHFDVVTRGTLAEGSHLEIVTVPAQAWCLPCGEKVAIGQYFDACPQCGSRQLQVIAGEELRIQQLEVE, encoded by the coding sequence ATGCATGAACTCTCCTTGTGCGAAGGTGTTCTCCAGATCCTGGAGGAACAATCCCGGATCCAGGGCTTTATCCGGGTACATCGGGTTTGCCTGGAGATCGGCACCCTGGCCAGCGTGGAACCGGAGGCGTTGCGCTTCCATTTCGATGTCGTCACGCGTGGCACCCTGGCCGAGGGATCCCATCTCGAAATCGTGACGGTGCCTGCCCAGGCGTGGTGTCTTCCCTGTGGCGAAAAGGTCGCCATCGGGCAATATTTCGATGCCTGCCCCCAATGCGGCAGTCGTCAGCTGCAGGTCATCGCGGGAGAGGAATTGCGTATCCAGCAATTGGAGGTGGAATGA
- a CDS encoding HypC/HybG/HupF family hydrogenase formation chaperone — protein sequence MCLAVPVRVERLLDNEMAVVGIGGLRKEISLALVDGVREGDYVILHVGYALTRLDPEEAERTLALFAELATRLDAREGTER from the coding sequence ATGTGCCTGGCGGTCCCCGTGCGGGTTGAACGATTGCTGGACAACGAGATGGCGGTGGTCGGGATAGGCGGCCTGCGCAAGGAGATCTCCCTGGCCCTGGTGGACGGCGTCCGGGAGGGCGATTACGTCATCCTCCACGTGGGCTATGCTTTGACCCGGCTGGACCCGGAGGAGGCCGAACGGACCCTGGCCCTTTTCGCGGAACTGGCCACCCGGCTGGACGCCAGGGAAGGAACCGAGCGGTGA
- a CDS encoding GDP-mannose 4,6-dehydratase produces MKLLLTGANGFVGQYVQAALPGVPLPNGLDLRDHAALTAAVAAIRPDAVVHLAAQSFVPASFENPRETFDINFYGTLNLLEALQSSGFMGRMLFVGSGDTYGRVPEADLPVREDHPLRPRNPYAVSKVAAEALCYQWSQTSGFEIIMVRPFNHIGPGQSSHFAIADFARQVMEIRMGRRAPVLQVGDIDVTRDFTDVRDVVRAYTLLLEKGQNGGIYNVCSGREYRIRDLLRQLLTLAGVEATVEQDPTRLRPAEQRRMVASFAALQRDTGWQPLIPMEQSLQDLLNDWEKQLQ; encoded by the coding sequence ATGAAACTCTTGCTTACCGGCGCCAACGGCTTCGTCGGCCAGTATGTGCAGGCGGCCCTGCCCGGCGTGCCATTGCCCAATGGGCTGGATCTGCGCGACCACGCCGCCCTGACTGCCGCGGTGGCCGCCATTCGGCCTGATGCCGTCGTGCATCTGGCGGCCCAGAGCTTTGTGCCCGCCTCCTTCGAGAACCCCCGCGAAACCTTTGACATCAATTTCTATGGCACCCTGAATCTGCTGGAGGCGCTGCAGTCCTCCGGATTTATGGGGCGCATGCTCTTTGTCGGGTCGGGCGACACCTACGGGCGGGTCCCGGAGGCCGATCTGCCGGTGCGCGAGGATCATCCCCTGCGTCCCCGTAATCCCTATGCCGTGAGCAAGGTGGCCGCCGAGGCGCTCTGCTACCAGTGGAGCCAGACTTCCGGCTTTGAGATCATCATGGTGCGGCCCTTCAACCATATCGGCCCCGGCCAGAGTTCCCATTTCGCCATCGCCGACTTCGCCCGGCAGGTGATGGAGATCCGCATGGGGCGCCGCGCACCGGTCCTGCAGGTGGGTGATATCGACGTCACCCGTGATTTTACGGATGTGCGCGACGTGGTACGCGCCTACACCCTCTTGCTGGAAAAAGGTCAGAACGGCGGCATCTATAATGTCTGCTCCGGACGGGAATACCGTATCCGCGACCTGCTCCGGCAATTGCTCACCCTTGCCGGTGTCGAAGCCACGGTCGAGCAGGACCCGACCCGCCTGCGTCCGGCGGAACAGCGGCGCATGGTCGCGAGCTTTGCTGCTTTACAACGGGACACCGGTTGGCAACCGCTGATACCCATGGAGCAAAGCCTTCAGGATTTACTCAACGACTGGGAGAAACAATTGCAATGA
- the rfbC gene encoding dTDP-4-dehydrorhamnose 3,5-epimerase, with translation MKVEALTIPGVLLITPKVFGDVRGFFMESWNRRAFAAAGLDLDFVQDNHSRSQQGVLRGLHYQIHQPQGKLVRVVSGAVFDVAVDLRRSSPHFGRWAGATLSAENQQMLWVPPGFAHGFYVLSESADFLYKTTEFYAPEAERCVIWNDPDIAIDWPLVDGKPPLLATKDAAALPLSESETFP, from the coding sequence ATGAAAGTCGAAGCCCTCACCATCCCCGGGGTTCTCCTCATCACCCCCAAGGTTTTCGGTGACGTCCGGGGATTTTTCATGGAAAGCTGGAACCGGCGCGCCTTCGCTGCGGCCGGGCTGGACCTCGACTTCGTGCAGGACAACCACAGCCGTTCCCAGCAGGGCGTCCTGCGCGGGCTGCATTATCAGATTCATCAGCCCCAGGGCAAACTGGTGCGTGTCGTGAGCGGTGCGGTTTTCGACGTGGCGGTGGATCTACGCCGTTCCTCGCCGCATTTCGGACGATGGGCTGGCGCCACACTCTCTGCCGAAAATCAGCAGATGCTCTGGGTACCTCCTGGTTTCGCCCACGGCTTTTACGTGCTTAGCGAGTCGGCGGACTTTCTCTACAAAACCACGGAGTTTTATGCCCCGGAAGCGGAGCGCTGCGTGATCTGGAACGACCCGGATATCGCCATCGACTGGCCCCTGGTGGATGGGAAGCCACCCCTGCTGGCCACCAAGGATGCCGCCGCGCTGCCTTTATCGGAGAGCGAGACTTTTCCGTGA
- a CDS encoding sugar nucleotidyltransferase, translating to MLGDNVFYGHELSETLQAANARNTGATIFAYHVANPRAYGVVEFDADHQAVGLEEKPDVPRSCYAVTGLYFYDGSGSRMAREIQPSARGELEITDLNRLYLQEKRLQVEVLGRGTAWLDTGTHADLLNAGQFIRTLEERQGLKVACPEEIAYRMGYIDGEALSRLAAPLQKSGYGDYLLRVLSEGCRP from the coding sequence GTGCTCGGCGACAATGTCTTCTACGGTCACGAACTCAGCGAAACGCTACAGGCCGCCAACGCCCGCAATACTGGCGCCACCATCTTCGCCTACCATGTCGCCAATCCGCGTGCCTATGGCGTCGTCGAGTTCGATGCCGACCACCAGGCCGTCGGTCTCGAAGAAAAACCGGACGTTCCGCGCTCGTGCTACGCGGTAACCGGGCTGTATTTTTATGACGGAAGTGGCAGTCGGATGGCCCGGGAAATCCAGCCCTCGGCGCGCGGCGAACTGGAGATCACCGACCTCAACCGCCTCTACCTGCAGGAAAAACGTCTACAGGTGGAGGTGCTTGGTCGCGGTACGGCCTGGCTCGACACGGGCACCCACGCGGATCTGCTCAACGCCGGCCAATTCATCCGCACCTTGGAAGAACGCCAGGGACTCAAAGTCGCCTGCCCCGAAGAAATCGCCTACCGCATGGGCTACATCGACGGCGAAGCCCTCAGCCGCCTCGCCGCTCCGTTGCAGAAAAGCGGCTACGGCGACTATCTTTTGCGGGTTCTCAGCGAAGGGTGTCGGCCATGA
- the hypD gene encoding hydrogenase formation protein HypD produces MKYVDEFRDATLGRSLARAIAAEVSSRRNYHLMEFCGGHTHAIARHGIPDLLPANVHLIHGPGCPVCVLPIGRIDSAIALALDHGVILCTYGDVLRVPASERRSLLQARAAGADVRMVYSSLDALRIARENPDREVVFFAIGFETTTPPTAAVLRQAKATGVKNFTAFCNHVLTPAAIRGILDSTAPEGARLDGIIGPSHVSTVIGSRPYEFVAEEYHRPVVIAGFEPLDVMQSILMLIRQINAGQAEVENEFTRAVSRDGNPKAQALIAEVLEPRPAFEWRGLGSIPRSALRINAAYGDFDTERRFPIPYRAVPDHKGCECGAILRGAKEPRNCRLFGTACTPESPVGSCMVSSEGACAAHYTYGRHRD; encoded by the coding sequence GTGAAATATGTCGACGAGTTCCGTGACGCCACCCTGGGCCGCAGTCTGGCGCGCGCCATCGCCGCCGAGGTTTCTTCCCGCCGAAACTATCATCTGATGGAGTTTTGCGGGGGCCACACCCATGCCATAGCCCGCCATGGCATCCCAGACCTCCTGCCGGCCAATGTCCACCTGATCCACGGACCCGGATGCCCGGTCTGCGTCCTGCCCATCGGCCGCATCGACAGCGCCATCGCCCTGGCGCTGGATCATGGCGTCATCCTCTGCACCTATGGCGACGTGCTGCGCGTCCCAGCATCGGAACGCCGGAGCCTGCTCCAGGCCCGCGCCGCCGGAGCCGATGTCCGCATGGTCTATTCCAGCCTAGATGCCCTGCGCATTGCGCGGGAGAACCCGGATCGGGAGGTGGTCTTCTTCGCCATCGGGTTCGAGACGACCACCCCGCCCACCGCCGCGGTCCTCCGCCAGGCCAAGGCCACGGGGGTCAAAAACTTCACGGCATTCTGCAACCACGTGCTGACCCCTGCCGCCATCCGCGGCATCCTGGATTCGACCGCGCCGGAGGGGGCGCGGCTGGACGGCATCATCGGGCCGTCCCATGTCAGCACCGTGATCGGCAGCCGACCCTATGAGTTTGTCGCGGAGGAGTATCATCGGCCGGTGGTGATCGCGGGCTTCGAGCCCCTGGATGTGATGCAGTCCATCCTCATGCTGATCCGCCAGATCAATGCCGGACAAGCGGAAGTGGAGAACGAATTCACCCGCGCCGTGAGTCGCGACGGCAACCCCAAGGCCCAGGCGCTGATAGCCGAGGTACTGGAACCCCGGCCCGCCTTCGAGTGGCGTGGCCTCGGCAGCATCCCCCGCAGCGCACTGCGCATCAACGCCGCCTACGGCGACTTTGACACCGAGCGCCGTTTCCCCATCCCTTACCGGGCGGTGCCCGACCACAAGGGCTGCGAGTGTGGCGCCATTCTGCGCGGCGCCAAGGAGCCCCGGAACTGCCGACTCTTCGGCACCGCCTGCACGCCCGAAAGCCCGGTGGGTTCCTGCATGGTCTCCTCAGAGGGTGCCTGCGCCGCCCACTACACCTATGGTCGCCATCGGGATTAA
- a CDS encoding (Fe-S)-binding protein has translation MTDTDTQFPLELNQPRLSVQKPEQRYDKQGEMADAERLDRAMRGFVKDFGATAALYMESCVHCGQCAEVCQYYVQTGDPRYTPIWKLEPFKQAYKRETGPFAPFFRLFNLKRRVTVQELEDWQDLIYDSCTQCGRCTMVCPMGIDIASLVGLARHGMAAAGLVPHELWATVERAKREGSPLGATPAVLKDRIAWLEDEHGVEIPLDRERADVLMTISSIEVMKYPQSIVALARIMKRMGASWTFRSDGYEATNFSMFAGDRQGQREASLKLIEAAIAVGARTLILPECGHAYQALRWQGANLYGKPLPFRVLQIAEYLAEGIRQGKLQLQPVQNSATFHDPCQIVRRGGVTEAPREVLRALGMELREMDAHGAYNWCCGGGGGVVTIHRADPLRYKTYQIKMQQVEDTGAEMLVSTCSNCRQTFDDGQAHFHWDKTAQSLLELVADHLVTEQE, from the coding sequence ATGACCGACACGGATACGCAGTTCCCTCTGGAGTTGAACCAGCCTCGTCTGAGCGTCCAGAAACCCGAGCAGCGTTACGACAAACAAGGGGAGATGGCCGACGCCGAGCGGCTCGACCGGGCCATGCGCGGCTTCGTCAAGGATTTCGGCGCCACCGCCGCCCTCTACATGGAGTCCTGCGTACATTGCGGCCAGTGCGCCGAGGTTTGCCAGTACTATGTGCAGACCGGCGACCCCCGGTACACTCCCATCTGGAAGCTGGAGCCCTTCAAACAGGCCTACAAGCGCGAGACAGGGCCTTTTGCGCCCTTTTTCCGCCTCTTCAACCTCAAGCGCCGCGTCACCGTGCAGGAACTGGAAGACTGGCAGGATCTGATTTACGACAGTTGCACCCAATGCGGGCGCTGCACCATGGTCTGCCCCATGGGCATCGATATCGCCAGCCTCGTAGGCCTGGCCCGGCATGGCATGGCCGCCGCCGGGCTGGTGCCCCATGAACTCTGGGCGACCGTGGAGCGCGCGAAACGGGAAGGTAGCCCCCTGGGTGCCACCCCGGCGGTCCTCAAGGACCGCATCGCCTGGCTGGAGGACGAGCACGGCGTCGAGATTCCCCTGGATCGGGAACGGGCGGACGTCCTCATGACCATCTCCTCCATCGAGGTCATGAAGTATCCCCAGTCCATCGTCGCCCTGGCCAGGATCATGAAGCGGATGGGCGCATCCTGGACTTTTCGCAGCGATGGTTACGAGGCCACCAATTTCAGCATGTTCGCCGGCGACCGGCAGGGTCAGCGGGAGGCGAGCCTCAAGCTCATCGAGGCCGCCATCGCGGTGGGCGCCAGGACCCTCATCCTGCCGGAATGCGGCCATGCCTATCAGGCCCTGCGCTGGCAGGGCGCCAACCTCTACGGCAAGCCTCTGCCCTTCCGGGTGCTGCAGATCGCCGAGTATCTGGCGGAAGGCATCCGCCAGGGCAAGCTGCAACTGCAACCGGTGCAGAATTCGGCGACCTTCCACGATCCCTGCCAGATCGTGCGCCGCGGCGGCGTCACCGAGGCGCCGCGGGAGGTGCTGCGCGCCTTGGGGATGGAGTTGCGGGAGATGGACGCGCACGGCGCCTACAACTGGTGCTGCGGGGGCGGCGGTGGGGTGGTGACCATCCACCGGGCCGACCCCCTGCGTTACAAGACCTACCAGATCAAGATGCAGCAGGTGGAGGACACGGGGGCGGAGATGCTGGTATCGACCTGTTCCAACTGCCGCCAGACCTTCGACGACGGCCAGGCCCATTTCCATTGGGACAAGACGGCGCAGAGTCTGCTGGAACTGGTGGCCGATCACCTCGTCACGGAGCAGGAGTGA
- the gmd gene encoding GDP-mannose 4,6-dehydratase produces the protein MTKHALITGITGQDGAYLAQWLLGKDYTVYGLIARRGTDTTGRLHELGIADQVRLLDGDLIDLSSMIRAMEKSQATEVYNLGAQSFVATSWDQPILTAEVTGTSVVKMLEAIRIVNPQARFYQASTSEMFGQIQEPLQSERTPFHPRSPYGVAKLYGHWITINYRESFGLHASSGILFNHESPLRGTEFVTRKITLALARIRQGVQDVLELGNLDSKRDWGYAGDYVRAMWLMLQQEQPDDYVIATGETWTVRTFVEKAAAHAGFDLEWRGEAEKTQGVDRKSGKVIVRVNPAFYRPAEVDILIGDPGKAQQKLGWKREVSFDALVRMMAEADLRRVAGEVVE, from the coding sequence ATGACGAAGCACGCCCTCATCACCGGCATCACTGGCCAGGACGGCGCCTATCTGGCGCAATGGTTGCTGGGAAAAGACTATACGGTCTATGGCCTCATCGCCCGCCGCGGCACCGATACCACCGGCCGCTTGCACGAACTGGGCATCGCCGATCAGGTGCGCCTGCTGGACGGCGACCTCATCGATCTGTCCTCCATGATCCGCGCCATGGAAAAATCCCAGGCGACGGAAGTCTATAACCTCGGCGCCCAGAGCTTTGTAGCCACTTCCTGGGATCAGCCGATTCTGACCGCCGAGGTCACCGGCACCTCCGTGGTCAAAATGCTGGAGGCCATCCGCATCGTCAACCCCCAGGCGCGTTTCTATCAGGCTTCCACCAGCGAGATGTTCGGGCAGATTCAGGAACCGCTCCAGTCCGAGCGCACGCCCTTTCATCCCCGCAGCCCCTACGGCGTCGCCAAGCTCTACGGCCACTGGATCACCATCAACTACCGCGAGAGCTTCGGCCTGCATGCCTCCAGCGGCATTCTCTTCAACCACGAATCCCCCTTGCGCGGCACCGAGTTCGTCACCCGCAAGATCACCCTGGCGCTGGCGCGCATCCGTCAGGGTGTACAGGACGTGCTGGAGCTGGGCAATCTCGACAGCAAACGCGACTGGGGTTATGCGGGCGACTATGTGCGCGCCATGTGGCTGATGCTGCAGCAGGAGCAGCCCGATGATTATGTCATCGCCACCGGCGAGACCTGGACGGTGCGCACCTTTGTCGAGAAGGCCGCCGCCCATGCGGGATTCGATCTGGAGTGGCGGGGCGAGGCGGAAAAGACCCAGGGCGTCGATCGCAAAAGCGGCAAGGTCATCGTCCGCGTCAACCCCGCCTTCTACCGTCCCGCCGAAGTGGACATCCTCATCGGTGATCCCGGCAAGGCCCAGCAGAAGCTGGGCTGGAAGCGCGAGGTCAGCTTCGATGCCCTGGTGCGGATGATGGCCGAAGCGGATCTGCGGCGCGTGGCGGGAGAGGTGGTGGAATGA
- a CDS encoding mannose-1-phosphate guanylyltransferase/mannose-6-phosphate isomerase gives MNPLIPVILSGGAGTRLWPLSRQSHPKPFLPLPDGETLLQKTLQRALALPGVTRFLTVTNREYYFQTRDVYAQVPGAAEREAFFLLEPVGRNTAPAIAAAALQAEALVGPEATLLVLPADHLVQDQAAFAAAVARAQRLAEEGYLVTFGVTPTWPETGYGYIEGGEALTRSGEILGFAVRRFVEKPDAATAAAFLAQGDYTWNSGMFCFRADAFLSALARHQPQVGEDTRTAWAEGRCEADFRELAPAFAQVTDISVDYAVMEHADRVAVVPGDFGWSDIGSWTSFGALIPEDGSGNRVLGESVLEDAQHCIVHSADRLTALLGVEDLIVVDTPDALLVARKDRDQEVKKIVAELKHRGHDAGNLHRTVHRPWGTYTVLEEGSRFKIKRILVKAGAALSLQMHHHRSEHWIVVSGTAKIVNGSAEHLVQTNESTYIPAGTPHRLLNPGVIDLVMIEVQSGEYLGEDDIVRFDDRYGRAP, from the coding sequence ATGAACCCCCTGATCCCCGTCATCCTCTCCGGCGGCGCTGGCACGCGGCTCTGGCCGCTGTCGCGCCAGAGCCATCCCAAACCCTTCCTGCCATTGCCCGATGGCGAGACGCTGCTGCAAAAGACCCTGCAGCGGGCGCTGGCCCTGCCGGGGGTGACCCGTTTCCTCACCGTGACCAACCGGGAATATTACTTCCAGACCCGGGACGTCTATGCGCAGGTGCCTGGAGCGGCGGAGCGGGAGGCATTTTTCCTGCTGGAGCCGGTGGGCCGCAACACGGCGCCGGCCATCGCCGCCGCCGCCCTGCAGGCGGAAGCCCTGGTCGGGCCGGAAGCCACCCTGCTGGTACTCCCCGCCGATCATCTGGTGCAGGATCAGGCCGCCTTTGCCGCCGCGGTCGCCCGGGCGCAGCGTCTGGCCGAAGAAGGCTATCTGGTGACCTTCGGTGTCACTCCCACCTGGCCGGAGACCGGTTATGGTTACATCGAAGGTGGGGAAGCCCTGACCCGGAGTGGTGAGATACTGGGTTTTGCCGTGCGCCGCTTTGTCGAAAAGCCCGATGCGGCTACGGCGGCGGCTTTTCTGGCCCAGGGGGATTATACTTGGAATAGCGGCATGTTCTGCTTCCGCGCGGATGCGTTTTTATCCGCCCTTGCGCGCCATCAGCCGCAGGTCGGCGAGGATACCCGCACCGCCTGGGCCGAGGGGCGCTGCGAGGCGGATTTCCGTGAATTGGCGCCGGCATTCGCGCAAGTGACGGATATCTCCGTGGATTATGCCGTCATGGAGCACGCCGACCGGGTGGCGGTAGTGCCCGGCGATTTCGGCTGGAGCGACATCGGCTCATGGACGTCCTTCGGCGCCCTGATCCCCGAGGATGGCAGCGGTAACCGGGTGCTGGGGGAGAGTGTGCTGGAGGATGCGCAACACTGCATCGTCCATAGCGCGGACCGCCTGACCGCCCTGCTGGGCGTGGAGGATCTGATCGTGGTGGATACACCCGACGCGCTCCTCGTCGCCCGCAAGGACCGCGATCAGGAGGTGAAAAAGATCGTCGCCGAACTCAAGCACCGCGGCCACGACGCCGGCAATCTGCACCGCACCGTCCACCGGCCCTGGGGTACTTACACGGTGCTGGAGGAGGGCTCCCGCTTCAAGATCAAGCGCATTCTGGTCAAAGCGGGTGCGGCGCTCTCTTTGCAGATGCATCACCACCGCAGTGAACACTGGATCGTAGTCTCGGGCACCGCCAAGATCGTTAACGGCAGCGCGGAACATCTGGTCCAGACCAACGAGTCCACCTATATCCCCGCCGGCACCCCCCATCGTCTGCTCAACCCCGGCGTCATCGATCTGGTCATGATCGAGGTACAGAGCGGCGAGTATCTGGGCGAGGATGATATCGTGCGCTTCGACGACCGCTACGGGCGGGCGCCTTGA